One segment of Agrococcus sp. ProA11 DNA contains the following:
- the grpE gene encoding nucleotide exchange factor GrpE — protein sequence MTNHEEFEEPRVNDKRRIDPVTGEPRESAEAGSGAAPSAGEAGGDAADQTAATDAPAPATDEGDAASGESPEAGDELSAEDRALLEGEAAAVDAERAALEAKSAAQLDELQRLRAEYVNYRNRVERERAGDREATTASVLTSLLPALDDLDLADKHGDLAEGPLAIVAEKLRGSFAALGVERLGEVGEVFDIDKHEAVAQLPNPEVTETVVADVIQSGYRVGERVLRAAKVAVFAPAE from the coding sequence ATGACGAATCACGAGGAGTTCGAGGAGCCGCGCGTCAATGACAAGCGTCGCATCGACCCCGTGACGGGTGAGCCCCGCGAGTCGGCTGAGGCCGGCTCCGGGGCCGCCCCGTCGGCGGGCGAGGCCGGCGGCGACGCCGCGGACCAGACGGCGGCGACGGATGCGCCGGCGCCCGCCACGGACGAGGGCGACGCCGCCAGCGGCGAGAGCCCGGAGGCCGGCGACGAGCTGAGCGCCGAGGATCGCGCCCTGCTCGAGGGCGAGGCCGCCGCGGTCGACGCCGAGCGCGCGGCGCTCGAGGCGAAGTCCGCAGCGCAGCTCGACGAGCTGCAGCGGCTGCGCGCCGAGTACGTCAACTACCGCAACCGCGTCGAGCGCGAGCGGGCGGGCGACCGCGAGGCGACCACCGCATCCGTCCTCACGTCGCTGCTGCCGGCGCTCGACGACCTCGACCTCGCCGACAAGCACGGCGATCTGGCCGAGGGACCGCTCGCGATCGTGGCGGAGAAGCTGCGCGGCTCCTTCGCCGCGCTCGGCGTCGAACGGCTCGGTGAGGTCGGTGAGGTCTTCGACATCGACAAGCACGAGGCTGTTGCACAGCTGCCGAACCCGGAGGTGACCGAGACGGTCGTCGCCGACGTGATCCAGTCCGGCTACCGCGTGGGCGAGCGAGTGCTGCGCGCCGCCAAGGTCGCGGTGTTCGCCCCGGCAGAGTGA
- a CDS encoding cation diffusion facilitator family transporter, protein MGTTHSHGSTGGTGETGDFRVRLGIAFGLTVTIVVAQLIGSIVTGSLALLTDTAHAITDASGLLVALIAATLMRKPSTSKRTWGFRRIEVIAALGQATLLLAVGVYAAVEGIRRLFEPPEIPASELLVFGVVGLVVNIIAIVVLSTSRGANFNMRAAFLEVLNDALGSLGVIAAAIIIWTTGFQQADAIAGLFIAALIAPRAFILMKETAGVLMEFTPKELDLDDVRRHILELEHVQDVHDLHASTVATGLPTISAHVVVGDGCFTDGHAAEVLEDIQRCVAGHFRIAVPHSTFQIETAQISEQEASAVRHP, encoded by the coding sequence ATGGGAACGACGCATAGCCACGGGTCGACTGGCGGCACTGGGGAGACGGGCGACTTCCGAGTCCGGCTCGGCATCGCTTTCGGGCTCACGGTCACGATCGTTGTTGCCCAGCTGATCGGTTCCATCGTGACGGGGAGTCTCGCCCTTCTCACCGACACGGCGCACGCCATTACTGATGCCTCAGGGCTGTTGGTCGCGCTGATCGCGGCGACACTCATGCGGAAGCCGTCAACATCCAAGCGAACATGGGGGTTCCGCCGCATCGAGGTGATCGCCGCATTGGGCCAAGCCACGCTGCTGCTCGCCGTCGGCGTGTATGCGGCCGTCGAAGGGATTCGTCGGCTCTTCGAGCCTCCCGAGATCCCAGCATCCGAACTACTCGTGTTCGGCGTGGTCGGACTCGTCGTGAACATCATCGCGATCGTGGTGCTCTCGACGAGTCGTGGCGCGAACTTCAACATGCGTGCCGCGTTCCTCGAGGTGCTGAACGACGCGCTCGGTTCTCTCGGCGTCATCGCTGCGGCGATCATCATCTGGACGACCGGCTTCCAGCAGGCCGACGCGATCGCAGGCCTCTTCATCGCAGCGCTGATCGCGCCGCGAGCGTTCATCCTGATGAAGGAGACCGCCGGTGTACTCATGGAGTTCACACCGAAGGAACTCGACCTCGACGACGTTCGTCGCCACATCCTCGAGCTCGAGCACGTCCAGGATGTTCATGATCTGCACGCCTCCACCGTCGCGACAGGGCTGCCGACGATCAGCGCGCACGTGGTGGTCGGCGACGGGTGCTTCACCGATGGGCACGCCGCAGAAGTACTCGAAGACATTCAGCGCTGCGTCGCGGGGCACTTCCGCATCGCCGTGCCCCATTCGACCTTCCAGATCGAGACAGCGCAGATCAGCGAACAGGAGGCCAGTGCTGTCAGGCACCCATAG
- a CDS encoding DnaJ C-terminal domain-containing protein, with protein MASNDWFDKDFYAVLGVAKDVSAADLKKQYRKLARQFHPDSNPGDAAAEARFKEISEAHAVLADPKQRQEYDAVRAMAGGRPRFAPGGSGGFEDVFGGFGGGPRVQYSQGDFDDLLGGMFGGGGAGFGGGFGQRRPPRGRDISARAALDFTSAVQGDTLKLTVGGKTMTVKIPAGVHDGQKIKLAGKGDASPAGGEPGDLILTVQVRPHPVFTMDGLNLRVDVPVTFAEATLGATIEVPTLGGSPVRLKVAPGTPSGRVLRVKGRGVAGKKGTGDLLATIQVAVPGHLTKEQVSHLEAFVQAGPAESPREDLLTKAKAS; from the coding sequence ATGGCGAGCAATGACTGGTTCGACAAGGACTTCTATGCAGTGCTGGGCGTCGCGAAGGATGTCTCGGCAGCCGATCTGAAGAAGCAGTACCGCAAGCTCGCGCGGCAGTTCCACCCGGACTCCAATCCGGGCGACGCGGCAGCCGAAGCGCGCTTCAAGGAGATCTCCGAGGCCCATGCGGTGCTCGCGGATCCCAAGCAGCGTCAGGAGTACGACGCGGTGCGCGCGATGGCTGGCGGCCGTCCGCGCTTCGCGCCCGGCGGCTCCGGCGGGTTCGAGGACGTCTTCGGCGGCTTCGGCGGCGGCCCGCGCGTGCAGTACTCGCAGGGCGACTTCGACGATCTGCTGGGCGGCATGTTCGGCGGCGGGGGCGCGGGCTTCGGTGGTGGCTTCGGCCAGCGCCGGCCGCCCAGGGGCCGCGACATCAGCGCGCGTGCGGCACTCGACTTCACCTCGGCGGTGCAGGGTGACACGCTCAAGCTCACGGTCGGCGGCAAGACGATGACCGTCAAGATCCCCGCGGGGGTGCACGACGGGCAGAAGATCAAGCTGGCCGGCAAGGGCGACGCGTCGCCCGCCGGCGGTGAGCCCGGCGACCTGATCCTCACGGTGCAGGTGCGGCCGCATCCGGTCTTCACGATGGATGGGCTCAACCTGCGCGTCGACGTGCCGGTCACGTTCGCGGAGGCCACGCTCGGCGCGACGATCGAGGTGCCGACGCTCGGCGGCAGCCCGGTGCGGCTCAAGGTCGCGCCCGGCACCCCGTCCGGCCGCGTGCTGCGCGTCAAGGGTCGCGGCGTCGCCGGCAAGAAGGGCACGGGCGATCTGCTCGCCACCATCCAGGTGGCGGTGCCGGGTCACCTCACCAAGGAGCAGGTCTCCCACCTCGAGGCGTTCGTGCAGGCCGGCCCTGCCGAGTCGCCGCGTGAGGATCTGCTCACCAAGGCGAAGGCCTCCTGA
- a CDS encoding metalloregulator ArsR/SmtB family transcription factor, protein MTISKRQSAVLDIEATDAFAHLFQAMADRSRLSLLQHLSLGEHRVRDLVDHLDLAQSTVSKHIAFLVECGLVDARLDGRSTWYALTEPVALGALIVAAERLLEATGSRYALCAHLTDAARSVERTSREEHVHGNDA, encoded by the coding sequence ATGACGATCAGTAAGCGGCAAAGCGCCGTCTTGGATATTGAAGCCACAGACGCGTTCGCCCATCTATTTCAGGCGATGGCTGATCGGTCTCGGCTGAGCCTGCTTCAGCATCTCTCCTTGGGCGAACACCGCGTGCGCGACCTAGTGGATCACCTGGACCTCGCACAATCCACGGTCAGCAAGCACATCGCGTTTCTTGTCGAGTGTGGCTTGGTCGATGCGCGGCTCGATGGGCGGTCAACCTGGTATGCGTTGACGGAGCCGGTGGCGCTCGGTGCACTGATCGTCGCTGCAGAGCGGCTGCTTGAGGCTACCGGCTCGCGGTATGCGCTCTGCGCCCATCTCACCGACGCCGCGCGCAGTGTCGAGCGCACTTCACGGGAGGAGCATGTGCATGGGAACGACGCATAG
- a CDS encoding copper resistance CopC family protein, which yields MLLISALAAAVILLPSHASVVGSTPGSGDVVVEQPGTFSVVMNEEILAIEGASGANVMQLTDAAGLFYGDGCTTVDGDTIALDAELGTASDYTLTYQLVSADGHAVDSTVEFAFEPASGVEAALGSNTAPVCGESVAASAAPAPAEATDSAPSSEPQPSASADAGAAGEPTEGSSLPLLIGGGVAALLALAAGIVFALSRRSNRRAGEAELS from the coding sequence ATGCTGCTCATCTCCGCCCTTGCAGCGGCCGTCATCCTCCTGCCGTCCCATGCATCCGTTGTCGGCTCGACCCCGGGCAGCGGAGACGTGGTGGTGGAGCAGCCGGGCACGTTCAGTGTCGTGATGAACGAGGAAATCCTCGCGATCGAGGGGGCGAGCGGCGCAAACGTGATGCAGCTGACGGACGCCGCCGGGCTGTTCTACGGCGATGGCTGCACCACCGTCGATGGGGACACTATCGCGCTCGACGCCGAGCTCGGGACCGCCAGCGACTACACCCTGACCTATCAGCTCGTGTCCGCGGATGGCCATGCGGTCGACAGCACGGTCGAGTTCGCCTTCGAGCCGGCATCGGGTGTTGAGGCTGCGCTGGGTAGCAACACGGCACCGGTGTGCGGCGAAAGCGTTGCGGCTTCGGCGGCGCCCGCTCCCGCTGAGGCCACGGACAGCGCACCGTCCAGCGAGCCGCAGCCGTCAGCGTCGGCCGATGCGGGTGCCGCGGGTGAGCCGACGGAGGGCTCAAGCTTGCCGCTGCTCATCGGCGGGGGAGTAGCCGCGCTGCTGGCTTTGGCGGCCGGGATCGTATTCGCGCTCAGTCGACGCTCGAACCGTCGGGCTGGTGAGGCCGAGCTGAGCTGA
- a CDS encoding M23 family metallopeptidase — protein MAQPDWSARAERARSRWRRLRFGAAATVAAGAIVSTLIVPGVPQADAVDEYGFPTWAEVEAARGNVSAKNQQISEIRALISQLETDAVNAQALSDQRAAEAIEAQRVYDEAVAVAERLQEQADGATASAEDSQLAAGQLAAQLARSGGTGDMSAELFANPGSADSWLHRLDMMDRAAGTADTLYEQAQQDANTAQALQDQAAVARDELQALKVTADEAYAAAQAAAIAAQEAVVAQQERRVELAAQLEVLVENRAATEDDYQAGQRHRAWLAEQERLRREREAREREEARQRALEEQRRLAEQAAQNGGGTGGGGSVPVTDPSSSGWVTPHYGRFTSAYGWRNDPLGQLGRKLHAGMDIAAGCGTPIYAVADGTVTLRSRDTYGANMLYIDHGGGVQSEYFHMIRPANVYPGQRVSAGQIVAYEGSTGYSTGCHLHFQLRVAGTLTNPESFLNARGVRLR, from the coding sequence ATGGCCCAGCCTGACTGGTCGGCACGCGCCGAACGAGCGCGCTCGCGCTGGCGCCGCCTCCGATTCGGCGCCGCTGCGACTGTCGCCGCCGGCGCCATAGTCTCGACGCTGATCGTGCCGGGCGTGCCGCAGGCCGATGCTGTCGACGAGTACGGCTTCCCCACCTGGGCGGAGGTCGAGGCCGCACGCGGCAACGTCAGCGCCAAGAACCAGCAAATCAGCGAGATCCGCGCCCTCATCTCGCAATTGGAGACCGACGCGGTCAACGCGCAGGCCCTCTCCGACCAGCGCGCTGCCGAGGCGATCGAGGCGCAGCGCGTCTACGACGAGGCCGTCGCGGTCGCCGAGCGGCTGCAGGAGCAGGCCGACGGGGCCACGGCGAGCGCCGAGGATTCGCAGCTCGCCGCCGGCCAGCTCGCCGCGCAGCTCGCGCGCTCGGGCGGCACCGGCGACATGAGCGCCGAGCTCTTCGCGAACCCCGGTTCCGCCGACTCCTGGCTCCACCGCCTCGACATGATGGATCGTGCCGCCGGCACCGCAGACACGCTCTACGAGCAGGCACAGCAAGATGCCAATACCGCGCAGGCGCTGCAGGACCAGGCCGCCGTCGCCCGTGACGAGCTCCAGGCACTCAAGGTCACCGCTGACGAGGCCTACGCGGCGGCACAGGCCGCGGCGATCGCGGCGCAAGAGGCTGTCGTGGCCCAGCAGGAACGCCGCGTCGAGCTCGCGGCGCAGCTCGAAGTGCTGGTCGAGAACCGTGCGGCGACCGAGGACGACTACCAGGCAGGTCAGCGCCACCGCGCGTGGCTGGCCGAGCAGGAGCGGCTGCGGCGCGAACGCGAGGCGCGTGAGCGCGAGGAGGCGCGCCAACGCGCGCTCGAGGAGCAGCGACGGCTCGCCGAGCAGGCCGCCCAGAACGGTGGAGGCACCGGTGGTGGCGGCTCCGTGCCGGTGACGGATCCGAGCAGCAGCGGCTGGGTCACGCCGCACTACGGCCGCTTCACGTCTGCGTACGGCTGGCGCAACGACCCCCTCGGGCAGCTGGGCCGCAAGCTGCACGCCGGCATGGATATCGCCGCCGGCTGCGGCACCCCGATCTACGCCGTCGCCGACGGCACCGTCACGCTGCGCTCGCGCGACACCTACGGTGCGAACATGCTCTACATCGATCACGGCGGCGGCGTGCAGAGCGAGTACTTCCACATGATCCGCCCCGCGAACGTCTACCCCGGGCAGCGCGTCAGCGCCGGTCAGATCGTGGCTTACGAGGGCTCGACGGGGTACTCGACCGGCTGCCACCTGCACTTCCAACTCCGCGTCGCCGGCACACTGACCAACCCTGAATCGTTCCTGAACGCGCGCGGTGTCCGGCTCCGCTAA
- a CDS encoding Pr6Pr family membrane protein, with protein MTVTEDLHIATDRRRRWLLVGRASIAALILAAVVGQMVTSLVFWHAQGAHDLAQNVANYLSFFTVESNILSLVLLGILVAAQLGGPRLGRRFDVLLLGATSYMVVTAIVYNALMRGIELPPAATLDWANEVLHLIAPLWMVIDRIASTRESELQWRDVGTVTLFPAAWLAFTLLRAPKTPEEAVENPYWYPHLDPSTYDDGYFGVATTCLAVTALLVLAAAAQVAYVRWRQLSRN; from the coding sequence GTGACTGTCACCGAAGACCTGCACATTGCCACCGACCGTCGGCGTCGCTGGCTGCTCGTCGGACGCGCCTCGATCGCGGCCCTGATCCTCGCCGCGGTGGTCGGTCAGATGGTGACGAGCCTGGTCTTCTGGCATGCGCAGGGCGCGCACGATCTCGCGCAGAACGTCGCCAACTACCTGTCGTTCTTCACGGTCGAGTCGAACATCCTCTCGCTCGTGCTGCTCGGCATCCTCGTCGCCGCGCAGCTCGGCGGACCCCGACTCGGGCGGCGCTTCGACGTGCTGCTGCTGGGCGCGACGAGCTACATGGTGGTCACTGCCATCGTCTACAACGCGCTGATGCGCGGCATCGAGCTGCCGCCGGCCGCCACGCTCGACTGGGCCAACGAGGTGCTGCACCTGATCGCGCCGCTGTGGATGGTGATCGACCGCATCGCGAGCACGCGCGAGAGCGAGTTGCAGTGGCGCGACGTCGGCACGGTCACGCTCTTCCCCGCGGCATGGCTGGCCTTCACGCTGCTGCGGGCGCCGAAGACGCCCGAGGAGGCGGTGGAGAACCCGTACTGGTACCCGCATCTGGACCCGTCGACCTACGACGACGGCTACTTCGGCGTGGCCACGACGTGCCTCGCGGTGACCGCGCTGCTGGTGCTGGCAGCCGCCGCGCAGGTCGCATATGTGCGCTGGCGGCAGCTTTCGCGCAACTAG
- a CDS encoding M23 family metallopeptidase, which translates to MQKVTAGAALLFIGSLVVVTSLPAQAVQSPSEIAPEVAQLEPAVQSLGPVTGDATTLFTRDEIGVNDPLETAMMSPGELAAFQAVADSERGGSYYGGDPAFPSTWAMLETDYVQTPFPEIAQLPVSSGFGYRPGGFHGGTDLPLPPGQEVRPIANGVVSAVWQGNNPGGGGYAVFVDHNIDGRFVQSWYPHMQAGSIRVEVGQVVDVSTVVGQVGSTGRVTGPHLHLEMKNSDYVSFDPLLWLQTRETRLETG; encoded by the coding sequence GTGCAGAAGGTCACCGCTGGCGCGGCCCTGCTGTTCATCGGCTCGCTCGTCGTGGTGACTTCCCTACCTGCCCAGGCGGTGCAGTCGCCGAGCGAAATCGCCCCCGAGGTCGCACAGCTCGAACCGGCAGTGCAGTCACTGGGTCCCGTCACCGGGGATGCGACGACCCTCTTCACCCGCGACGAGATCGGCGTCAACGACCCGCTCGAGACCGCGATGATGTCGCCGGGCGAGCTCGCTGCATTCCAGGCGGTCGCCGATTCCGAGCGAGGCGGCTCTTACTACGGCGGCGACCCGGCCTTCCCCAGCACGTGGGCGATGCTCGAGACCGACTACGTGCAGACGCCGTTCCCGGAGATCGCGCAGCTGCCGGTCTCGAGCGGCTTCGGGTACCGGCCCGGCGGCTTCCACGGCGGCACCGACCTCCCGTTGCCCCCGGGGCAGGAGGTCCGGCCGATCGCGAACGGTGTCGTTTCGGCAGTCTGGCAGGGCAACAACCCCGGTGGCGGCGGCTACGCGGTCTTCGTCGACCACAACATCGATGGCCGATTCGTCCAGTCCTGGTACCCGCACATGCAAGCGGGATCAATCCGAGTCGAGGTCGGTCAAGTCGTCGACGTCTCGACCGTTGTCGGCCAGGTGGGCAGCACCGGCCGGGTCACGGGACCGCACCTGCACCTCGAGATGAAGAACAGCGACTACGTCTCCTTCGACCCCCTCCTCTGGCTGCAGACCCGCGAGACACGCCTCGAGACCGGCTAG
- a CDS encoding ATP-binding protein: MPAPSEPLATLVLIGGASGSGKSRIAKHSGLPVLRLDDFYREGDDPALPRLESGEVDWDHPGSWHRDRAIRALDELARTGRTTAPIYDISRSASVGDHEVTLDGATRFVAEGIFVSEVVAEADRLGILHDAIVVHRSRWATMGLRFARDLREHRKSVAFLVKRGIMLAQREPVIVRRLTDAGCRPVRVRAATRMLAPER, from the coding sequence ATGCCTGCGCCCTCCGAGCCCCTCGCGACGCTCGTCCTCATCGGAGGCGCATCGGGATCCGGCAAGTCGCGCATCGCGAAGCACTCCGGGCTGCCCGTGCTGCGGCTCGATGACTTCTACCGCGAGGGCGACGACCCGGCGCTGCCCCGCCTGGAGTCGGGGGAGGTCGACTGGGATCATCCCGGCAGCTGGCACCGCGACCGCGCCATCCGCGCGCTCGACGAGCTCGCGCGCACCGGCCGCACGACCGCGCCGATCTACGACATCTCGCGCAGCGCATCCGTCGGCGACCACGAGGTGACGCTCGACGGCGCCACCCGATTCGTCGCCGAGGGCATCTTCGTGAGCGAGGTCGTGGCAGAAGCCGATCGCCTCGGCATCCTGCACGACGCCATCGTGGTGCACCGCTCGCGCTGGGCGACGATGGGCCTGCGGTTCGCGCGCGACCTGCGCGAGCACCGCAAGAGTGTCGCGTTCCTCGTCAAGCGCGGCATCATGCTCGCGCAGCGCGAGCCGGTGATCGTGCGGCGGCTCACGGATGCCGGGTGTCGGCCCGTGCGGGTGCGCGCGGCGACGCGGATGCTCGCCCCCGAGCGCTGA
- a CDS encoding alpha/beta fold hydrolase, translating into MTGALHTTQLGEHGSRVTFCHGLFGQGKNWTQIGKALSPRHRVTLVDMPNHGQSDWTERLDYVEMADAVAGLLDEPGALIGHSMGGKAAMLTALRHPELVERLVVVDVSPVQYRSTDEFRGFIDGMLAIDLAQVESRADADAALSEAVPDRGIRGFLLQSLRRDEDGWRWLPNLEVLRRDLDVLRGFPETDAVYEGPVLWIGGAESGYVRDEFADAMEARFPRVRRVTIKEAGHWVHAEQPKVFTEVLSRFLTDD; encoded by the coding sequence ATGACCGGCGCGCTCCACACCACGCAGCTCGGTGAGCACGGCTCCCGGGTCACCTTCTGCCACGGCCTCTTCGGGCAGGGCAAGAACTGGACCCAGATCGGCAAGGCGCTCAGCCCCCGGCACCGCGTCACGCTCGTCGACATGCCAAACCACGGCCAGTCCGACTGGACGGAGCGGCTCGACTACGTCGAGATGGCGGATGCGGTGGCGGGCCTGCTCGACGAGCCGGGCGCGCTCATCGGCCACTCGATGGGCGGCAAGGCGGCGATGCTCACGGCGCTGCGGCATCCAGAGCTCGTCGAGCGGCTCGTGGTCGTCGACGTCTCGCCGGTGCAGTATCGCTCGACCGACGAGTTCCGCGGCTTCATCGACGGCATGCTCGCCATCGACCTCGCGCAGGTCGAGTCGCGCGCCGACGCCGATGCGGCGCTCAGCGAAGCCGTGCCCGACCGGGGCATCCGCGGGTTCCTGCTGCAGAGCCTGCGCCGCGACGAGGACGGCTGGCGCTGGCTGCCGAACCTCGAGGTGCTGCGCCGCGATCTCGACGTGCTGCGCGGCTTCCCGGAGACCGACGCCGTCTACGAGGGCCCGGTGCTGTGGATCGGCGGGGCGGAGTCCGGCTACGTGCGCGACGAGTTCGCCGACGCCATGGAGGCGCGCTTCCCGCGCGTGCGACGCGTGACCATCAAGGAGGCGGGGCACTGGGTGCACGCCGAGCAGCCGAAGGTGTTCACCGAGGTGCTCTCGCGCTTCCTCACCGACGACTGA
- a CDS encoding Hsp20/alpha crystallin family protein, with product MALTFDPFREMDRMAARLLTSGGTQRSASWMPMDLYRADDHYVVNVDLPGVDPGSIDLDVDANTLTIQAERTIGAAEGAQWLAQERPAGRYIRQLGLGNDVDLEKIQANYEHGVLMLTIPIAERAKPRKITIEHSGGQTAIDAGGQEGEFSSAKAESSSSA from the coding sequence ATGGCGCTGACCTTTGATCCCTTCCGCGAGATGGACCGCATGGCCGCCCGCCTGCTGACGAGCGGCGGCACGCAGCGCTCGGCGAGCTGGATGCCGATGGACCTGTACCGCGCCGACGATCACTACGTGGTGAACGTCGACCTGCCAGGCGTCGACCCCGGCTCGATCGATCTCGACGTCGATGCGAACACGCTCACCATCCAGGCAGAGCGCACGATCGGCGCCGCCGAGGGCGCGCAGTGGCTCGCGCAGGAGCGGCCGGCCGGCCGCTACATCCGCCAGCTCGGGCTGGGGAACGACGTCGACCTGGAGAAGATCCAGGCCAACTACGAGCACGGCGTGCTGATGCTCACGATCCCGATCGCCGAGCGCGCGAAGCCGCGCAAGATCACGATCGAGCACAGCGGTGGGCAGACGGCGATCGACGCCGGAGGCCAGGAGGGCGAGTTCAGCTCGGCGAAGGCCGAGAGCAGCTCATCGGCCTAG
- a CDS encoding Pr6Pr family membrane protein: MSTAPQPAPTTHAPAAPQPSIVRRVLLVGRALIALLILAAVIGQLITSVTFWTARGDESIPLNVLNFFSFFTIESNVLAMVVLGVLVAAQLGRPRIGRRFDVLLLSVTSYMVITGIVYNILLRGIELPQGATLGWSNEILHLVAPLWMLADWLLSSGKRDVRFRDLGIVIVFPIVWLAYTLLRGPFTMDQATGRDWWYPYPFLDPASHANGYGGVAIMSVIIAVTVVLVAAGLIAYARWRRRTSGAEAVVA; encoded by the coding sequence ATGTCGACCGCCCCGCAGCCCGCGCCCACCACTCACGCCCCCGCTGCGCCACAGCCGTCGATCGTGCGCCGCGTACTGCTCGTCGGCCGCGCCCTCATCGCGTTGCTGATCCTGGCTGCGGTGATCGGCCAGCTCATCACGAGCGTCACGTTCTGGACTGCGCGCGGCGACGAGTCGATCCCGCTCAACGTGCTCAACTTCTTCTCGTTCTTCACTATCGAGTCGAACGTGCTGGCCATGGTGGTGCTCGGCGTGCTCGTGGCGGCGCAGCTCGGGCGCCCGAGGATCGGCCGCCGCTTCGACGTGCTGCTGCTGAGCGTGACCTCCTACATGGTCATCACCGGCATCGTCTACAACATCCTCCTGCGCGGCATCGAGCTGCCGCAGGGCGCGACGCTGGGATGGTCGAACGAGATCCTGCACCTCGTCGCGCCGCTGTGGATGCTGGCCGACTGGCTGCTCAGCTCCGGCAAGCGCGATGTGCGGTTCCGCGATCTCGGCATCGTGATCGTCTTCCCGATCGTGTGGCTCGCCTACACGCTGCTGCGCGGACCCTTCACGATGGATCAGGCGACCGGTCGCGACTGGTGGTACCCGTACCCGTTCCTCGACCCGGCCTCGCACGCGAACGGCTACGGCGGCGTGGCCATCATGAGCGTCATCATCGCCGTGACGGTGGTGCTCGTGGCCGCCGGCCTCATCGCCTACGCGCGCTGGCGCCGGCGCACATCCGGCGCCGAGGCCGTCGTCGCCTGA
- a CDS encoding MerR family transcriptional regulator, protein MLGVPEGLDESSPIFSIAAAAELAGLHAQTLRQYDRLGLVEPARTAGNTRRYSMRDVGRLKQVQLLSGEGVSLEGIRRILEMSDENRDLRARVRELEAALADAVMQQSGRRVFAVGHTGITALRAGVRPAKPGQMVLWRPHRH, encoded by the coding sequence ATGCTGGGCGTGCCCGAGGGCCTCGACGAGTCGTCGCCGATCTTCTCGATCGCGGCGGCCGCCGAGCTCGCGGGCCTGCACGCCCAGACCCTCCGCCAGTACGACCGGCTCGGCCTCGTCGAGCCAGCCCGCACCGCGGGCAACACGCGCCGCTACTCGATGCGCGACGTCGGGCGGCTCAAGCAGGTGCAGCTGCTCTCGGGCGAGGGAGTCTCGCTCGAGGGCATCCGCCGCATCCTCGAGATGAGCGATGAGAATCGCGACCTGCGTGCGCGCGTGCGCGAGCTCGAGGCGGCGCTCGCGGATGCGGTGATGCAGCAGTCGGGCCGGCGCGTGTTCGCGGTCGGCCACACGGGCATCACCGCGCTGCGCGCCGGTGTGCGGCCGGCGAAGCCCGGGCAGATGGTGCTCTGGCGGCCGCACCGCCACTGA